In Amblyraja radiata isolate CabotCenter1 unplaced genomic scaffold, sAmbRad1.1.pri S43, whole genome shotgun sequence, the following are encoded in one genomic region:
- the LOC116969445 gene encoding olfactory receptor 10G2-like, with amino-acid sequence MMNTSANCSGPGSGSGDGQSEGEGERLLVRLLSSLTSFALLCFFSAAIGGAVLSADRLRSQTRFVLLLHLLLSALLYFGLSSGFYLVQLSGAAVPGGGCQALLLMLMVCGSCILLTLTLMAVDRYLAVCYPLRYSSLCPGHRARYICPFLWLLSSILPLVLVSQQQPPISLSSLSGHCSTSCQLRSGHQLRQSCKFALIGACTLLILFSYLKILAESRRIGTLTRHNRRARSTILMHGAQLAVYIIPTFITFLLQRLAQAGRLQQYTKVRFEGVNFAFFSLAQCISPVIYGLRKDELRHLLSHKFPCYPRHYKPALRWTVRRRLPSPERPPNPTLSPG; translated from the coding sequence ATGATGAACACCTCAGCCAACTGCTCTGGCCCGGGCTCTGGCTCTGGGGACGggcagagtgagggtgagggtgagcggCTGCTAGTtcgcctcctctcctccctcacctccttcGCCCTCCTCTGCTTCTTCAGCGCGGCGATCGGCGGCGCGGTGCTGTCCGCCGACCGTCTCCGCTCCCAGACCCGCTTCGTTCTGCTGCTCCATCTGCTCCTGTCGGCTCTGCTGTACTTCGGGCTGAGCTCCGGCTTCTACCTGGTGCAGCTGTCGGGCGCTGCTGTGCCGGGGGGCGGCTGCCAGGCGCTGCTGCTGATGCTGATGGTGTGTGGTTCCTGTATCCTGCTCACCTTGACCCTGATGGCTGTAGACCGCTACCTGGCTGTGTGTTACCCCCTCCGCTACAGCTCCCTGTGCCCCGGCCACCGAGCCCGCTACATCTGCCCCTTCCTCTGGCTCctctcctccatcctccccctggtCCTGGTCAGCCAGCAACAGccgcccatctctctctcctccctctccggcCACTGCTCGACCTCCTGCCAACTGCGCTCCGGACACCAGCTCCGGCAGAGTTGCAAGTTCGCGCTGATCGGCGCCTGCACCCTGTTGATCCTCTTCAGCTACCTGAAGATCTTGGCCGAGAGCCGACGGATCGGGACCCTGACCCGGCACAACCGGCGGGCCAGGAGCACCATCCTCATGCATGGAGCCCAGCTGGCAGTCTATATCATCCCCACCTTCATCACCTTCCTGCTCCAGCGTCTAGCTCAGGCCGGCCGCCTGCAACAATACACCAAGGTTCGCTTCGAAGGGGTCAACTTCGCCTTCTTCAGCCTTGCCCAGTGCATCAGCCCCGTTATCTACGGCTTGCGGAAAGACGAGCTCCGGCACCTGCTCTCCCACAAGTTCCCCTGTTACCCCCGGCACTACAAGCCGGCCCTGCGTTGGACTGTCCGCCGCCGACTGCCCAGCCCTGAGCGGCCGCCAAACCCAACCCTCTCCCCGGGCTGA